The Oncorhynchus tshawytscha isolate Ot180627B linkage group LG05, Otsh_v2.0, whole genome shotgun sequence genome includes a window with the following:
- the LOC112251070 gene encoding cytochrome c oxidase assembly factor 7, whose protein sequence is MSGLINFEDEKEVKQYLDNIGVEFSYQCYREKDPEGCQRLADYMEGVKKNFESTAQVLKHNCETNKHGESCYKLGAYYIQGKGGFAENLKMAYSCFMAACSSGGKKSVDACHNVGLLAHDGRAMEAGPDPGVARQYYEKACTGGFAPSCFNLSAMYIEGSPKQSKDMGLALRYATRACELGHVWGCANASRMYKLGDGAEKDEKKAEELKNRAKELHFQEKERQLKFGE, encoded by the exons ATGTCTGGACTCATAAACTTTGAGGACGAAAAAGAGGTGAAGCAGTATTTGGATAACATAGGTGTGGAATTCAGCTACCAGTGTTACAGAGAGAAGGACCCTGAAG GGTGTCAAAGGCTTGCTGACTACATGGAGGGAGTGAAGAAAAACTTTGAGTCTACAGCCCAGGTGCTCAAACACAACTGTGAGACTAATAAACATGGTGAAAGCTGCTACAAGCTCGGGGCTTACTATATCCAAGGCAAAG GGGGATTTGCAGAGAATCTGAAAATGGCCTACTCCTGCTTCATGGCGGCCTGCAGCAGTGGCGGGAAGAAGTCTGTGGACGCGTGTCACAACGTGGGTCTCCTCGCCCATGACGGTCGAGCCATGGAAGCCGGCCCTGACCCGGGGGTGGCTAGGCAGTACTATGAGAAGGCATGTACAGGGGGGTTCGCACCCTCCTGCTTCAACCTTAGTGCCATGTATATCGAGGGCTCCCCGAAGCAGAGTAAGGACATGGGCCTGGCTCTGAGGTATGCCACAAGAGCCTGTGAGCTAGGACACGTCTGGGGTTGTGCCAACGCCAGTCGTATGTATAAACTGGGGGACGGGGCTGAGAAGGACGAGAAGAAAGCAGAGGAACTTAAGAACAGGGCAAAAGAGCTTCACTTccaggagaaagagaggcagcTCAAGTTTGGGGAATGA